AATGGATTCAAAATCGAAGCTCCTGGCGAAAATACTGCTCCCAGATACAGAGGACTATGGACTTCTCGCTGCATCTCCTCTCTGTCCAGCCAGCGCCATCCGGCAATCCCGAGCTGTTCGGCTACTTTGAGGCTCTCCTGAGCCTCCTCAATTTGCGAAGGACTGAGCGCAACAAAAAACCGGCCGTTCCGTTCCAAATCACAATCGATTCGACTGGTCTCGAGAAAAGCAATTAATTCCTTAATGTTTTCTGTTCCAATGCGAGCCATTTTTTTTGCTTCCTCAAATCCGAAATGCGCGATAGCCATGGCATGAGAATGATCGATGCTAACGTCAATCATTCCTGCATTGCGGCCGCTGCCACCGTAGCCCACCATCCCCTGCTCCAGCAGTGTCACGTCCAGATCGGGAACCATCTCTTTCAGGAAAACCGCTGTCCAAAGACCGGTTAAGCCGCCCCCTACGATCGCAATTTCTGAGCGTTGAGCGCCCTCCAGTGGAGGCTCATATTCAAACGTGGAGCTAGCCATCCAGTAACAGGATTGTTCGATAGAAAGCATAACGTTCAAGAGTAACACGACCGATTACGATCACGATTACGATTACGATCCACGATTATTATTTTGACACCCCTCTCGGATTCCACTACAATTGTCGAACAGAGCTTGCTAAATGTCCGTTCAAACCAACTACAGGAGTAAGGGCATGTCTTTTGAAGGTAAGTCCGATAAGATTTGGTATAACGGAAAGTTCGTCGACTGGGATAAGTGTAAAATTCACATTGCTTCTCACGTAATTCATTATGGTTCGGCGGTTTTCGGGGGAATGCGCTGTTACAAGACCAAGCAGGGATCGGCTGTATTCAGGATTTCGGATCATACGAGACGCCTGATCGATTCGTGCAAGATTTACCGCATGAATCCTGATTTTTCGCAGGACGATTTCAACGCGGCGATTCTTGAAACCATTCGCATGAATCGTCTGGCCGAATGTTATGTCAGACCCGTGGTTTTCCGCGGTTACGGAAGCAGCCTCGGCGTAAATCCTTTTCCGTGTCCCGTTGAAAGCGCCATTCTCGTCTGGGAATGGGGGAAGTACCTTGGTGCAGAAGCGATTGAGAAAGGTGTGGACGTTTGCGTATCCACGTGGAACCGGATGCAACCGAATACCCTTCCGGCCCTGGCCAAAGCGAGCGCCAACTACATGAACTCTCAACTGATCCGCATGGAAGCGATCATTGGGGGCTTTGTAGAAGGGATTGCTTTAGACCCGAGCGGTCACGTCAGTGAAGGAAGCGGCGAAAACGTTTTCGTTGTGTACAGAGGAAAAATCTACACACCGAATTTTGCCTCCAGCGTTCTGGCGGGAATCACAAGAGATACGGTGATTACCCTGGCAAACGATCTGGGATATACATTGATTGAGGATGCGATTCCACGTGAACTTCTGTATATCGCCGATGAAGTATTCCTGACCGGAAGCGCCGCAGAGATTACACCGGTTCGCACGATTGATAAGATAACGGTCGGCAACGGACGCCGCGGTCCGATCACAGAAGCCATTCAAAGCGAGTTTTTTGGAATCGTGACCGGCGAACGGCCCGATATTCACGGATGGCTTACCTATGTATATGAGGATGGCGCGCCGGAACCGGTTTCCATTGAAAGCTCAGTAGCAGGGGACATAGATTGAATGTTCCGGAGGATTTTGTATGCATATCAATGATCTTTTAAAAATTGCAACCGATCGAGGCGCATCCGATCTTCATTTGAAGGTTGGTTCCCATCCGGTCCTTCGCATTGCCGGTGACTTGATAGCGCTGGTCGATTTGAAACGCTTGATGCAGGAAGACACGATCGCAATGGCTTTCAGCATCATGAACAACCGCCAGAAGCAAAAATTCAAAGATCATCTGGAAATCGATATCGCGTACAGCGTCCCTGGTCTGGGACGTTTCCGATGTAACATTTTTCAGCAACGCGGAACCGTTGGATTGGTTCTACGTGTCATTCCTGTAAAGATCTTGAATGTCCGCGAGTTGAATCTTCCGGTGGTTCTGGAAAAAATCTCAATGGAGCAACGCGGATTGGTGCTGTGCACCGGGACCACAGGATCTGGAAAATCGACAACACTTGCATCGATGATTGATTATGTGAATGCGCACAATAAAGCCCACATCATCACGATTGAAGACCCAATCGAATTCCTGCACCGGGATAAGAAGAGCTTGATCAACCAGCGGGAAGTCGAAGTGGATACGCGCAGTTTCTCCGCGGCGTTGCGCTCGGCGCTCCGCGAAGATCCCGATGTGATACTGGTCGGAGAAATGCGTGATTATGAAACGATTGAAACGGCCATCACGGCGGCAGAAACAGGCCACCTGGTTTTCAGCACGCTCCATACTCTGGATGCGACAGAAACGATCAACCGTATCATTTCCGTTTTTCCACCGCATCAACAGAAGCAGATTCGGTTGCAGCTTGCGCAGGTACTGAAAGCGGTTATCTCTTTGCGTTTGCTTCCGCGCGCGGATGGTCAGGGCCGAATTCCCGCAGTGGAAGTGCTCGTTTCCACGGCTTTGATCCGTGATTACATCATCAACAAGGAAAAAACACGGCTCATTCCGGATGCAATCGCACAAGGAATTTCTCAGTACGGAATGCAAACGTTTGATCAGTCCCTTTATGCACTGTTGAAGCGGGGTTTGATCACGTTTGAAGAAGCGATGTTGCGCGCAACCAATCCGGAAGAATTCAAATTGCGTTTGCAGGGAATTTCCTCAACCTCCGGTACGACGCAGGAGCAGGTCGAGGAATTCGCTTTCAAGGGAAATCTTCGCGACGAAGGTGGAGCAGGCGGAGAAAACCCCGAAGAAGAATTCCCGTTTGATCTGGAGAGCAACTAGTTACTGCGCGCGATCGTGCGTTAGCATATCTGACCCGTTTCTCGCGTACTGAGCTTCAAGTACGGCGCTATCTTCAAAGGAAGGGCTACTCCTCTGCAGAAATATCGGAGGCCATTGAATTCCTCCAGGAACACAAATTTCTGAACGATCAGTCTTTTGCGGAATCGTATATACATTCGCGAATCACTCGTCTGGATGGCCCGCTGAAAATCAAGCAGCTGCTCTTTCAGAAAGGGATCGGATCTTCGACAGCGCAAAAACTTGTGCAGGAAAACTATCCGCAGGAATTGCAGGTTGCGAATGCTCGAAAACTGATGAAGAAGCGCGGGAAGCGCAGCGTGGAACAACTGAAGAGATTCGTTGCTTCCCGTGGTTACTCTGGCTATGTTATTATGCAAGCCTTTAAGAAGCGCTGAAACGATGTAGCGCGGACGTCTCGTCTGCGTTCCACAGGCGGGACGCCTGTGCTACTTCGCTAAGATTGTCAAATGCATAGTAAAAAGGTACGGCAAACATTTCTGGACTTTTTCGCTGACAGGGGGCATCGTGTCGTTCCTTCCTCTTCGCTGATTCCGTACGGTGATCCGACGCTTCTTTTTACAAATGCGGGAATGAATCAATTCAAAAACGTTTTTCTGGGTCTGGAAAAAAGAGAATACAATCGCGCCGTCACTTGCCAGAAGTGCGTACGCGCCGGCGGAAAACACAACGATCTGGAAAATGTGGGTAAAACAGCCCGGCATAACACCTTCTTTGAAATGCTTGGCAATTTTTCCTTCGGTGATTACTTCAAAAAAGATGCAACCGCATGGGGTTGGGAGCTGGTCACGCAAGGTTACAAGATGGATCCGGAGCGGCTCTGGATTTCTATTCACCATTCAGATGATGAAGCCTTTGAGCTATGGCATCGACACGTAGGAGTTCCCAGAGAACGGATCATTCGTCTCGGCGATAAAGACAATTTCTGGGCGATGGGAGATACAGGTCCATGTGGCCCTTGCTCCGAGATCTACTACGATCAGGGACCTTCTTTCGGTTGTTTGCGTCCGGAATGCAGCATTGAGTGTGATTGCGGCCGGTACACCGAATTCTGGAATCTCGTATTCATGCAGTTCAACCGCAATGAGGAAGGTGAAATGATTCCGCTCCCCCGTCCCTCGATTGATACCGGCGCCGGCCTGGAACGGCTTTCTGCTCTCCTGCAGGGAGTAAACAGCATTTTCGAAACCGATTTGATGTTTCCTTTGATCCGGTACACCGAAGAAATATCAGACGTTCAGTGGGGAGCTTCGGAAGAAACCGATGTTGCTTTCAAAGTGCTAGCCGATCACTCACGCGCGGCTGCGTTTCTGATTGCAGAAGGAATTACACCATCGAACGAAGGCCGCGGTTACGTGCTGCGCCGGATCATCCGAAGAGCGCTGCGATACGGAAGAGTTTTGCATTTCTCCGGCGCTTTTTTGTTTCGCATTACCGGCAGAGTCGTAGACCTCATGGGCGATGTTTATCCCGAGCTTTCACCTTCCCGGGAATATGTTGAGAATGTTTGCCGCGCGGAAGAAGACAAGTTTAAGTCGGTGGTGGAAAGCGCTACTACGCAATTAGAGGCAATGTTTGAGGCTGCAGAACATCGCGGAGAAAAGCGCTTGTCGGGCAAAGAAGTTTTCAAACTCTATGACACGTTCGGGCTCCCTGTGGACTTCGTTCAAGAGATGGCGAACGAGCGAAATTTTGAAGTGGACATCCCGGGTTTTGAAGAGGAAATGGAACAACAGCGAAAGCGCTCCACATGGAAATCAGGCGGCAATTTTGAAGCTCAGGAAGTCTATCGCCGCTTGAGCGAAACGTTCCATACGACTTTCACGGGGTATGCAACAACAGAAGAAGAAAACTGCGAGGTGGTTCAGCTTTTAAAAGATTTCAAAATCGTACCGAGAATTGATGAGGGTGAAACCGGAGAAGTCCTGTTAAACAAAACTTCTTTCTACGCCGAGTCGGGTGGACAGCTCGGAGACAGGGGTTACCTTCTGGCTGGCGAGAACCGCGCACGCGTTCTGGATACGCAAACGCCGGCCGCCGGTCTGGTCATTCACAAAGTGTCTATGGAGAAGGGATCACTGCAAGTCGGCGAATTTGTGAACGCAATTGTGGATCCGGTTTTCCGCCGTTCTGTTCGGAAGAACCACACCGCTACGCACCTCCTTCATGCAACATTGCGTTCTGTTTTAGGGGATCACGTCAAACAGTCCGGCTCACTTGTCGCGCCGGATCGCTTACGTTTCGATTTCACTCACTACACAGGATTGAAAGCCGACGAAGTCGGCCAGCTGGAAAGACTCGTCAACGAAAGGGTGCTCTCGAATCTATTAGTAGAAACGAAGATCAGCACCGTGGATCAGGCCGTCGCCGAAGGAGCCATGGCGCTTTTTGGAGAAAAGTACGGTGATAAAGTTCGCGTGGTCACGATCGGCGATTTCAGCAAAGAACTTTGCGGAGGCACGCATTGCGGATCCACCGGAGAGGTGGGCGCTTTCTTGATTGCGCGTGAATCGAGCACGGCGGCAGGCGTTCGGAGGATCGAAGCCCTCACAGGAATCGGCGCGCTGGAATACATTCAACAGGAACGGCGGCTTGTTAATGACTTGAGCTCAACTCTGAAGGCGTCCACAGACGAAATTGTGCAACGAATCCAGGATCTGATTGACCGGAACA
The bacterium genome window above contains:
- a CDS encoding type IV pilus twitching motility protein PilT → MHINDLLKIATDRGASDLHLKVGSHPVLRIAGDLIALVDLKRLMQEDTIAMAFSIMNNRQKQKFKDHLEIDIAYSVPGLGRFRCNIFQQRGTVGLVLRVIPVKILNVRELNLPVVLEKISMEQRGLVLCTGTTGSGKSTTLASMIDYVNAHNKAHIITIEDPIEFLHRDKKSLINQREVEVDTRSFSAALRSALREDPDVILVGEMRDYETIETAITAAETGHLVFSTLHTLDATETINRIISVFPPHQQKQIRLQLAQVLKAVISLRLLPRADGQGRIPAVEVLVSTALIRDYIINKEKTRLIPDAIAQGISQYGMQTFDQSLYALLKRGLITFEEAMLRATNPEEFKLRLQGISSTSGTTQEQVEEFAFKGNLRDEGGAGGENPEEEFPFDLESN
- a CDS encoding branched-chain amino acid transaminase, with the translated sequence MSFEGKSDKIWYNGKFVDWDKCKIHIASHVIHYGSAVFGGMRCYKTKQGSAVFRISDHTRRLIDSCKIYRMNPDFSQDDFNAAILETIRMNRLAECYVRPVVFRGYGSSLGVNPFPCPVESAILVWEWGKYLGAEAIEKGVDVCVSTWNRMQPNTLPALAKASANYMNSQLIRMEAIIGGFVEGIALDPSGHVSEGSGENVFVVYRGKIYTPNFASSVLAGITRDTVITLANDLGYTLIEDAIPRELLYIADEVFLTGSAAEITPVRTIDKITVGNGRRGPITEAIQSEFFGIVTGERPDIHGWLTYVYEDGAPEPVSIESSVAGDID
- the alaS gene encoding alanine--tRNA ligase gives rise to the protein MHSKKVRQTFLDFFADRGHRVVPSSSLIPYGDPTLLFTNAGMNQFKNVFLGLEKREYNRAVTCQKCVRAGGKHNDLENVGKTARHNTFFEMLGNFSFGDYFKKDATAWGWELVTQGYKMDPERLWISIHHSDDEAFELWHRHVGVPRERIIRLGDKDNFWAMGDTGPCGPCSEIYYDQGPSFGCLRPECSIECDCGRYTEFWNLVFMQFNRNEEGEMIPLPRPSIDTGAGLERLSALLQGVNSIFETDLMFPLIRYTEEISDVQWGASEETDVAFKVLADHSRAAAFLIAEGITPSNEGRGYVLRRIIRRALRYGRVLHFSGAFLFRITGRVVDLMGDVYPELSPSREYVENVCRAEEDKFKSVVESATTQLEAMFEAAEHRGEKRLSGKEVFKLYDTFGLPVDFVQEMANERNFEVDIPGFEEEMEQQRKRSTWKSGGNFEAQEVYRRLSETFHTTFTGYATTEEENCEVVQLLKDFKIVPRIDEGETGEVLLNKTSFYAESGGQLGDRGYLLAGENRARVLDTQTPAAGLVIHKVSMEKGSLQVGEFVNAIVDPVFRRSVRKNHTATHLLHATLRSVLGDHVKQSGSLVAPDRLRFDFTHYTGLKADEVGQLERLVNERVLSNLLVETKISTVDQAVAEGAMALFGEKYGDKVRVVTIGDFSKELCGGTHCGSTGEVGAFLIARESSTAAGVRRIEALTGIGALEYIQQERRLVNDLSSTLKASTDEIVQRIQDLIDRNRKLEKEVERLKSKAMSGKSSADPAIEQGPVFLKVFREADVEQLGNFVDEVFRTGRFQVIAVGSVSSSSLAVRVAEGKDATELFRKYYVPEFGGGGGGRKDFAKGGLKKLKELPPEESLNLLLKATQAYLTK